The Salegentibacter mishustinae genome includes a window with the following:
- a CDS encoding nucleoside deaminase has protein sequence MEKDHSYFLKRAIQLAEEGMDKGSGGPFGAVIVKNGEIIAESSNKVTSTNDPTAHAEVAAIRQACEKLGDFQLEDCILYTSCEPCPMCLGAIYWARPSKVYYALSREDAARIGFDDQFVYDEIALDMDERKIPFINMMREEGLPIFQKWEAKGDKIDY, from the coding sequence ATGGAAAAAGATCATAGCTATTTTTTAAAAAGAGCTATTCAGTTAGCAGAAGAAGGAATGGATAAAGGTTCCGGTGGCCCATTTGGTGCCGTAATTGTAAAGAATGGAGAAATTATTGCCGAATCCAGTAATAAAGTAACTTCTACCAACGATCCTACCGCCCATGCCGAGGTGGCTGCAATTAGACAAGCCTGTGAAAAACTGGGAGATTTCCAGTTAGAAGATTGTATTCTTTATACCTCCTGTGAGCCCTGCCCCATGTGTTTGGGTGCTATTTACTGGGCGAGGCCCAGTAAAGTGTATTATGCTTTAAGTAGGGAAGATGCTGCCAGGATAGGTTTCGACGATCAGTTTGTTTATGATGAAATTGCTCTAGATATGGACGAGCGTAAGATCCCGTTTATTAATATGATGCGCGAAGAAGGCCTACCAATTTTTCAAAAATGGGAAGCAAAAGGAGATAAAATTGATTATTAG
- a CDS encoding diphosphomevalonate/mevalonate 3,5-bisphosphate decarboxylase family protein: MREQDFIPKQFSGNIEKGEVTWKSPSNIALVKYWGKKENQIPANPSVSFTLKNCKTTTKMEFQKKPEPSATFDFELYFEGKRKEDFKPKIQQFFKRIEQYAPFLKDYKFFIHTENSFPHSSGIASSASGMSALALCVMSLEKELNPEVVNDEFFYKKASFLARLGSGSACRSLEGELIEWGEHQNIPESSDLFGIKYPFEIDEVFKSYQDTILLVDKGQKQVSSSVGHNLMHGHPFAEERFAQAHSNLDKLKQIFTSGNLEEFIAIVESEALTLHAMMMSSNPYFILMKPNTLEIINKIWEFRENTKTPICFTLDAGANVHLLYPEMHKEKVLEFIKNELVAYCEKGQYICDQVGKGAEKL; encoded by the coding sequence ATGCGCGAACAGGATTTTATTCCAAAGCAATTTTCAGGCAACATCGAAAAAGGAGAAGTTACCTGGAAGTCTCCCAGCAATATTGCCCTGGTAAAATATTGGGGTAAAAAGGAGAATCAGATTCCGGCGAATCCTTCAGTGAGTTTTACCTTGAAAAATTGTAAAACCACTACGAAAATGGAGTTTCAGAAGAAGCCAGAACCATCTGCGACTTTTGATTTTGAACTTTATTTTGAAGGAAAAAGGAAGGAAGATTTTAAACCGAAAATTCAGCAGTTTTTTAAACGTATTGAGCAATATGCACCGTTTTTAAAAGACTATAAGTTTTTTATTCATACTGAAAATTCCTTTCCTCATAGCAGCGGAATAGCATCTTCCGCAAGCGGGATGAGCGCTCTTGCGCTTTGCGTCATGAGTCTGGAAAAAGAATTGAATCCTGAGGTTGTTAATGATGAGTTTTTCTATAAAAAAGCTTCTTTTTTAGCCAGGTTAGGTTCAGGGAGTGCTTGCCGTAGTTTAGAAGGTGAATTAATCGAATGGGGCGAACACCAGAATATTCCGGAAAGCAGTGATTTATTCGGAATAAAATACCCGTTTGAAATTGATGAGGTGTTTAAAAGTTACCAGGATACCATTTTGTTGGTAGACAAAGGGCAAAAGCAGGTAAGCAGTAGCGTTGGTCATAATTTAATGCACGGCCATCCATTTGCTGAAGAGCGTTTTGCCCAGGCACATTCTAATTTAGACAAATTGAAGCAAATTTTTACTTCCGGAAATTTGGAAGAATTTATTGCTATCGTAGAAAGTGAGGCACTTACTTTGCACGCGATGATGATGAGCAGCAATCCTTATTTTATTCTAATGAAGCCTAATACGCTTGAAATTATTAATAAAATATGGGAGTTTAGGGAAAACACCAAAACTCCAATTTGTTTCACTCTGGATGCCGGCGCCAATGTACATCTACTTTATCCAGAGATGCATAAAGAAAAAGTTTTAGAATTCATTAAGAATGAGCTTGTTGCCTATTGTGAAAAAGGGCAGTATATTTGCGACCAGGTTGGAAAGGGAGCAGAAAAATTGTAA
- a CDS encoding lipid-A-disaccharide synthase N-terminal domain-containing protein yields the protein MSSSWFVYAIGFLAQLLFSARLIMQWIKSEKTNKIETPTLFWKLSLQGAVLLFIYGYLRDDMAIMLGQFLVYGGYFRNLQLQGEWGRSGIMFKIYVITLPILIALYLFFFGELNWSDLIKGDNISTWLIVLGIVGQLVYTARFIYQWIHAERNQESDLPKKFWIISLVGSSLILTYGIFRNDPVLIAAHFFGGIVYIRNLFIIRNSGE from the coding sequence ATGAGTAGCAGTTGGTTTGTGTATGCGATTGGCTTTTTAGCCCAGCTTTTATTTTCCGCAAGGCTAATAATGCAATGGATTAAATCTGAAAAGACCAATAAGATTGAAACACCAACGCTCTTCTGGAAACTTAGTTTACAAGGCGCTGTATTGCTGTTTATTTATGGTTATTTGCGGGATGATATGGCAATTATGCTAGGCCAATTCTTAGTTTATGGTGGCTATTTTAGAAATCTTCAGCTTCAGGGAGAATGGGGTAGATCTGGAATCATGTTTAAGATTTATGTAATTACACTACCTATATTAATTGCACTTTATCTTTTCTTTTTTGGAGAATTAAATTGGTCAGATCTTATAAAAGGCGATAATATTTCTACCTGGCTTATTGTTCTCGGGATAGTTGGTCAACTCGTTTATACGGCTCGTTTTATTTACCAATGGATTCATGCAGAGAGAAACCAAGAATCAGATTTGCCGAAAAAGTTTTGGATTATTAGCCTGGTAGGCTCCAGTCTTATTTTAACCTATGGAATCTTTAGAAATGACCCGGTTTTAATTGCGGCACATTTCTTTGGAGGTATCGTTTATATCCGAAATCTATTTATAATACGGAATTCTGGTGAGTAA
- a CDS encoding pseudouridine synthase: MSRDDKSKGGKFSGRQGGGKTKKSFARGNAPIKKQQSAPKTPSKTDGIRLNKYIANAGICSRRDADIFISAGNVTVNGNVVTEMGFKVAPTDEVKFDGRSVNPDKPEYFVLNKPKGIYVTGSTEKGGKTVMDIMAKATKAKLDPVGKLDTQAMGLLLFTNDGTLAKKLGKPKNGIRQIYQVNLTKPLSVEHLEKIRNGIFLEDGKVNIQDVSFIADRPKNEIGIETKSTKNHVIQRMFKSMGFEVEKLDRVVFGGLTKKDLPRGRFRRLTDQEVINLGML; this comes from the coding sequence ATGAGTAGAGACGATAAATCTAAAGGTGGAAAATTTAGTGGAAGACAAGGTGGCGGTAAGACCAAGAAGTCTTTTGCACGCGGTAATGCGCCTATTAAAAAGCAGCAGTCAGCTCCTAAAACCCCTTCTAAGACCGATGGAATTCGTTTAAATAAATATATTGCCAATGCCGGGATTTGTTCCCGTCGTGATGCCGATATCTTTATTTCTGCCGGAAATGTGACCGTTAATGGGAATGTGGTAACCGAAATGGGCTTTAAAGTAGCTCCAACCGATGAGGTAAAATTTGACGGAAGAAGCGTTAATCCAGATAAGCCCGAATATTTTGTGTTGAACAAACCAAAAGGGATCTACGTAACCGGAAGTACCGAAAAAGGGGGGAAGACAGTTATGGATATTATGGCGAAAGCCACCAAAGCTAAACTGGATCCTGTTGGGAAATTAGATACCCAGGCAATGGGACTCTTACTTTTTACCAACGATGGTACCCTGGCTAAAAAACTTGGTAAACCGAAGAATGGAATTAGACAAATTTACCAGGTAAATTTAACAAAACCGCTTTCAGTAGAACATTTAGAGAAAATTAGAAATGGTATTTTTCTTGAAGATGGGAAAGTAAATATACAAGACGTTAGTTTTATTGCCGATAGACCTAAGAACGAAATTGGAATAGAAACTAAAAGTACCAAAAACCACGTAATTCAAAGAATGTTTAAAAGTATGGGCTTTGAAGTTGAAAAACTGGATCGTGTAGTTTTTGGCGGACTTACAAAAAAGGATCTGCCAAGAGGTCGTTTTAGAAGGCTTACAGATCAGGAGGTTATAAATTTAGGAATGCTCTAA
- a CDS encoding geranylgeranylglycerol-phosphate geranylgeranyltransferase, translated as MASISNKRLLLKMFSLFSVVRGYNILVLILAQYLTSAFILAPELPLREIFFDDNLFFLILSSATVIASGYIINNFYDSEKDLINRPKKTMLDRFVSQRTKLSVYFILNLLAIFFASYVSFKAVVFFSIYIFAIWLYSHRLKRILFLGNLVASILTLTPFFVIFIYYKNFETVIFIHATFLYLMIVMRELVKDLENMQGDLIQNYHTIPIVYGEKLSKFFLSILSILAVIPTMLLITRFDTGYMNYYFYVSLVLLVFFVLFLYFSKVKWQFLLLHNILKLIIVAGVFSILLIDIKEVLNRVF; from the coding sequence ATGGCGTCTATTTCTAACAAGCGCTTATTGCTGAAAATGTTTAGTTTGTTTTCGGTGGTTCGTGGCTATAATATTTTGGTGCTTATTTTAGCACAATACCTTACATCAGCCTTTATTTTAGCGCCAGAACTTCCTTTAAGGGAAATTTTTTTTGACGATAATTTATTCTTTCTAATACTTTCTTCTGCTACGGTGATCGCATCTGGGTATATTATCAATAATTTTTACGATAGCGAGAAAGATTTAATCAACAGGCCAAAGAAAACAATGTTAGACCGGTTTGTGAGTCAGCGAACCAAACTTTCGGTTTATTTTATTCTCAATTTATTGGCTATTTTCTTTGCCAGTTATGTTTCGTTTAAAGCGGTAGTTTTCTTTTCCATCTATATTTTTGCGATTTGGTTGTATTCGCATCGTTTAAAACGGATTTTATTTTTGGGAAATTTGGTGGCTTCCATACTTACCCTTACTCCGTTTTTCGTGATATTTATTTATTATAAAAATTTTGAAACGGTCATTTTTATACACGCAACTTTCCTTTATTTAATGATTGTAATGCGTGAACTGGTGAAAGACCTGGAGAATATGCAGGGAGATTTAATTCAAAATTATCATACTATTCCCATAGTTTATGGAGAGAAGCTCAGTAAATTTTTCCTGTCAATATTGAGTATTTTAGCCGTAATCCCAACTATGCTGCTTATTACCCGTTTTGATACGGGGTATATGAACTATTACTTTTATGTATCCCTGGTTTTACTGGTTTTCTTTGTACTGTTCCTATATTTCAGCAAAGTGAAATGGCAGTTTTTACTGCTTCATAATATATTAAAACTTATTATTGTTGCCGGGGTTTTTAGTATTTTACTTATTGATATTAAGGAGGTACTAAACCGCGTTTTTTAA
- a CDS encoding glycosyltransferase 87 family protein: MQDFFKNHKFSILLILTGIAFYWSFAYDLNRADFIKLISLYTGLFFISFKLIQLKKSNFWFLAGVAVLFRFVFIAATPNLSQDFYRFIWDGQLILDGINPYLSVPNDLKEFSTALELTNQKLINGMGSLSAGNFTSYPPANQLLFAISTFLGGKSVLGSVVAMRFFIILADLGTLYFGRKLLLKLNLPGHQIFWFILNPFIIIELTGNLHFEGVMLFFLTWSIYLLHQKKWIWSAILLGISVSVKLLPLLFLPLLWNYFIKNRKIENSDIPGLNFKKLLGYYLIVGVAVIVSFLPFISSEFISNFSASIALWFQKFEFNASVYYVIRWIGFQLKGYNIIATAGKILPLMVILILCGLAFFRRNNSSQKLIETMLLGVSAYFLLATTVHPWYIATPLLLSVFARFRFALVWSFLVMLSYSAYTKNGFQENYWLIAIEYVLVIGIFLIEIFKPKLLTRIPYYK, encoded by the coding sequence ATGCAAGATTTCTTTAAAAATCATAAATTCTCTATTCTCCTAATCTTAACAGGAATTGCTTTTTATTGGTCTTTCGCTTACGACCTAAACCGCGCTGATTTTATAAAACTGATCAGTCTTTATACCGGTTTATTTTTTATCAGTTTTAAGCTTATTCAGTTAAAAAAAAGCAATTTTTGGTTCCTGGCAGGAGTTGCAGTTTTATTCCGGTTCGTTTTTATTGCAGCCACGCCAAATCTTTCGCAAGATTTTTACCGTTTTATCTGGGACGGACAATTGATCCTGGACGGAATAAATCCTTATTTGTCCGTTCCAAATGATTTAAAAGAGTTCTCGACTGCGCTCGAACTGACAAATCAAAAATTAATAAATGGAATGGGTAGTTTGAGTGCAGGCAATTTCACCAGCTACCCACCGGCAAACCAACTCTTGTTTGCGATTTCAACATTTTTAGGAGGGAAAAGTGTTTTGGGTTCTGTGGTCGCAATGCGATTTTTCATCATCCTGGCCGATTTGGGAACGCTATATTTCGGCAGAAAATTATTACTAAAATTAAATCTGCCTGGGCATCAAATCTTCTGGTTTATTCTAAATCCTTTTATCATTATAGAACTCACCGGAAATCTTCATTTTGAAGGTGTAATGCTATTCTTCTTAACCTGGTCAATCTATTTATTACATCAAAAAAAATGGATTTGGAGCGCAATTTTATTAGGAATATCAGTATCGGTAAAATTGCTACCGCTTCTATTTTTACCGCTTTTATGGAATTATTTTATAAAAAACAGAAAAATTGAAAATTCAGATATTCCCGGCCTGAATTTTAAAAAGCTGCTGGGTTATTATCTAATAGTTGGAGTTGCAGTTATAGTAAGTTTTCTGCCTTTTATTTCTTCGGAATTCATCTCTAATTTTTCAGCAAGTATCGCGCTTTGGTTTCAGAAATTCGAGTTTAATGCGAGTGTTTATTATGTGATTAGATGGATTGGATTTCAACTGAAAGGTTACAATATTATCGCAACCGCAGGTAAAATCCTTCCCTTAATGGTAATTTTAATTCTTTGCGGACTCGCCTTTTTCCGAAGAAATAATTCTTCCCAAAAGCTAATTGAAACTATGCTGCTGGGAGTTTCAGCGTATTTTCTTCTAGCTACCACAGTGCATCCCTGGTATATTGCCACGCCGCTTTTGCTTTCGGTTTTCGCTAGATTCAGGTTTGCTTTGGTATGGTCTTTTCTGGTAATGCTAAGTTATTCGGCCTATACAAAGAATGGATTTCAGGAAAATTACTGGTTAATTGCAATTGAATATGTTCTTGTTATAGGAATTTTTCTCATAGAGATCTTTAAACCAAAATTACTCACCAGAATTCCGTATTATAAATAG
- a CDS encoding arginine decarboxylase, which yields MNTKYSDLIDQTYYFPQEEFTLEGTELKFHDIDLMELIKEYGAPLKFTYLPKISQNIHRAKKWFADAMEKHDYKGNYNYCYCTKSSHFQHVLNEALKNDIHIETSSAFDINIVEELKASGKITDDTYVLCNGFKRDQYIENIARLLNNGHKNCMPIIDNYEEIDLLSEKIEGKFPIGIRIASEEEPKFEFYTSRLGIGYKNIVPFFNKKIKENEQVELKMLHFFINTGIRDTAYYWNELQKCLRVYVSLKKVCPELDSLNIGGGFPVKNSLHFEYDYAYMVDEIINQIKLYCEEAEVDVPNIFTEFGSFTVGESGGAIYEILYQKQQNDREKWNMINSSFITTLPDTWAISKKFVMLPINRWNDEYERVLLGGLTCDSDDYYNSEQNVNAIYLPKYKKEKPLYIGFFNTGAYQETIGGYGGLHHCLIPQPKHLLIDKDENGNISTKLFSEQQDADDMLKILGYNGHN from the coding sequence TTGAATACTAAATACAGCGATTTAATAGACCAGACCTATTACTTTCCGCAGGAGGAATTTACCCTGGAAGGAACCGAGTTAAAGTTTCACGACATAGATCTAATGGAGTTGATCAAAGAATATGGAGCTCCATTAAAATTCACCTATTTGCCTAAGATCTCCCAAAACATTCATAGAGCCAAAAAGTGGTTTGCCGATGCTATGGAAAAACACGATTATAAAGGGAATTATAATTATTGTTATTGTACCAAAAGTTCGCACTTTCAACACGTTTTAAATGAAGCTTTAAAGAACGATATCCATATTGAAACTTCTTCTGCCTTTGATATTAATATTGTGGAAGAATTAAAAGCATCTGGGAAAATTACCGATGATACTTATGTGCTTTGTAATGGCTTTAAACGCGACCAGTATATAGAAAACATTGCGCGCTTGCTTAATAATGGTCATAAGAACTGTATGCCCATTATAGACAATTATGAAGAGATAGATCTACTTTCAGAAAAGATAGAAGGGAAATTTCCTATTGGAATAAGGATTGCTTCAGAGGAAGAGCCAAAATTTGAATTCTATACATCCAGGCTTGGAATTGGTTATAAGAACATTGTTCCATTTTTCAATAAAAAGATAAAGGAAAACGAGCAGGTAGAACTAAAGATGTTGCATTTCTTTATCAATACCGGGATTAGAGATACAGCTTATTACTGGAACGAATTGCAAAAATGTTTACGGGTTTATGTAAGCTTAAAAAAAGTGTGTCCCGAGCTTGATAGTTTGAACATTGGCGGAGGATTTCCGGTAAAAAATTCACTTCATTTTGAGTACGATTATGCTTATATGGTAGATGAGATCATCAATCAGATAAAATTATATTGTGAAGAAGCCGAAGTTGATGTGCCCAATATTTTTACTGAATTTGGCAGTTTTACCGTGGGAGAAAGCGGTGGCGCCATCTACGAGATTTTGTATCAAAAACAGCAAAACGATCGTGAGAAATGGAATATGATCAATTCTTCATTTATCACCACCCTACCTGATACCTGGGCAATAAGCAAGAAATTCGTGATGTTGCCAATAAACCGTTGGAACGATGAGTATGAGCGGGTGTTACTTGGAGGTTTAACCTGCGATAGTGATGATTATTATAATTCAGAGCAGAACGTAAACGCTATTTATCTTCCTAAGTATAAAAAGGAGAAACCATTATATATTGGCTTTTTTAATACAGGAGCTTACCAGGAAACTATTGGTGGCTATGGTGGTTTACACCACTGTTTAATTCCGCAGCCAAAGCATTTATTAATAGATAAAGATGAAAATGGTAATATTAGCACTAAACTTTTCAGCGAGCAGCAGGATGCCGATGATATGCTGAAAATATTAGGCTATAATGGTCACAATTAA
- a CDS encoding TspO/MBR family protein: MTKKLFLRSSVAIGICLLFGFMGAIATQAGTADWYPDLNKPWFNPPDAFFGPIWLIMYVLMGIAAGIVWSKGFYHKWVKTALYHFGFQLLINGSWSLLFFGIQKPFLALLSIILLFILILITIKWFRVVSNTAAYLMIPYAVWVLFAMILNFEIWRLN, from the coding sequence ATGACCAAAAAACTCTTTTTACGAAGTTCTGTGGCCATTGGCATTTGTTTGCTTTTCGGGTTTATGGGCGCTATTGCCACCCAGGCAGGCACCGCAGATTGGTATCCCGACTTGAATAAACCCTGGTTTAATCCGCCTGACGCCTTTTTTGGCCCTATTTGGTTAATTATGTATGTTTTAATGGGGATTGCCGCAGGAATTGTATGGAGCAAAGGTTTCTACCACAAATGGGTGAAAACCGCTTTATATCATTTTGGCTTTCAACTTTTAATTAACGGTTCCTGGTCTTTACTTTTCTTCGGAATACAAAAACCATTTTTAGCTTTACTAAGCATCATTTTATTATTTATACTAATATTAATCACTATAAAATGGTTTAGAGTGGTAAGCAATACCGCGGCGTATTTAATGATACCCTATGCAGTTTGGGTATTGTTTGCTATGATCTTAAATTTTGAGATCTGGCGACTTAATTAA
- the speB gene encoding agmatinase has product MNKKNYAGIPDKYSRIDDAKVVLIPVPYDGTSTWQKGSDKGPEAFLEASENMELYDIETRSEVYKKGIYLAPPVTENSSPEKMVEAVYKTTKNYLKQEKFVTIFGGEHSVSIGTIRAFNESFEDLTVVQLDAHADLRPEYEGSSCNHACAVHEASKKTNLVQVGIRSMDVSEVEHMDENQVYFAHDLYEDWQDDAIGQMTPNVFITIDLDAFDPSILPSTGTPEPGGLFWYETLEFLKMMFKKKNVVGFDIVELCPNKNERSSDFLAAKLYYKMLSYKFKYQNYNEEDEDE; this is encoded by the coding sequence ATGAACAAAAAGAATTACGCCGGAATACCAGATAAATATTCGCGCATAGATGATGCGAAAGTGGTATTGATCCCGGTTCCTTACGATGGTACCAGCACCTGGCAAAAAGGATCTGATAAAGGACCTGAAGCTTTTTTAGAAGCTTCAGAAAACATGGAACTTTATGATATAGAAACCCGTAGCGAAGTCTATAAAAAGGGAATTTATCTTGCACCACCGGTAACTGAAAATTCTTCTCCAGAGAAAATGGTGGAAGCAGTTTATAAAACCACTAAAAACTATTTAAAACAGGAGAAATTCGTTACCATTTTTGGCGGAGAACATTCTGTTTCTATTGGGACTATTCGTGCGTTTAATGAAAGTTTTGAAGACCTTACCGTTGTGCAATTAGATGCTCACGCCGATTTAAGACCAGAGTACGAAGGTTCTAGTTGTAATCACGCTTGCGCGGTTCACGAAGCCAGTAAGAAAACAAATTTGGTTCAGGTAGGAATTCGTTCTATGGATGTTTCAGAAGTAGAACATATGGACGAGAACCAGGTATATTTCGCTCACGATCTTTACGAAGACTGGCAGGATGATGCCATTGGACAAATGACGCCAAATGTATTTATCACTATAGATTTAGATGCCTTTGATCCTTCTATCTTGCCATCTACAGGTACGCCTGAACCAGGTGGACTTTTCTGGTATGAGACCCTGGAATTTCTTAAAATGATGTTCAAAAAGAAAAACGTAGTAGGTTTTGACATTGTAGAACTTTGCCCAAATAAAAATGAAAGATCATCAGATTTTCTTGCGGCCAAGTTGTATTATAAAATGTTGAGCTACAAATTTAAATATCAAAATTATAACGAAGAAGACGAAGATGAGTAA
- a CDS encoding mevalonate kinase family protein — translation MKGPLFYSKILLFGEYGIIKDSKGLSIPYNFYNGALKVDEDPSEAAIASNRSLNRFADYLHELQENNPELVQFDLAKLKADIEKGMYFDSTIPQGYGVGSSGALVAAIYDKYATGKITVLENLTRDKLLKLKKIFGEMESFFHGKSSGLDPLNSYLSIPILINSKDNIEPAGIPSQTENGLGAVFLLDSGSTGETGPMVNIFMENMKQEGFRQMLKEQFVKHTDACVDDFLKGDVKSLFSNVKRLSHVVLDNFKPMIPAQFHKLWKHGIDTNDYYLKLCGSGGGGYILGFTEDIDKARKSLKDYKLEVVYNF, via the coding sequence ATGAAAGGACCTTTATTTTATTCAAAAATCTTACTCTTTGGAGAGTACGGAATCATTAAAGATTCCAAAGGTTTATCCATTCCTTATAATTTTTATAATGGAGCTTTAAAAGTAGATGAAGATCCTTCTGAAGCTGCGATTGCCTCTAATAGAAGTTTAAACCGATTTGCCGATTACTTACACGAACTTCAGGAAAATAATCCGGAGCTTGTGCAGTTTGATCTGGCAAAGCTTAAAGCTGATATTGAAAAAGGCATGTATTTCGATTCTACTATTCCGCAGGGATATGGTGTAGGAAGTAGTGGTGCTTTGGTTGCGGCTATTTACGATAAATATGCAACCGGAAAGATCACGGTTCTAGAAAATCTTACCCGTGATAAATTATTAAAACTGAAAAAGATTTTCGGAGAAATGGAATCTTTTTTCCACGGAAAATCTTCAGGTTTAGATCCTTTAAATAGTTATTTAAGCATCCCGATTTTAATTAATTCTAAAGATAATATTGAGCCCGCAGGAATACCTTCGCAAACCGAAAATGGTCTGGGCGCCGTATTTCTATTAGATAGTGGCAGTACCGGTGAAACAGGCCCAATGGTGAATATTTTTATGGAAAATATGAAGCAGGAAGGCTTTAGGCAAATGCTTAAAGAGCAATTTGTAAAACATACCGATGCCTGTGTAGACGATTTTCTTAAAGGAGATGTGAAGTCGTTGTTTTCTAATGTAAAACGTCTTTCTCACGTGGTATTGGATAACTTTAAGCCAATGATCCCCGCTCAATTTCATAAACTTTGGAAACACGGTATAGATACTAACGATTATTACCTTAAACTTTGCGGTTCTGGAGGTGGTGGTTATATCTTAGGTTTTACCGAAGACATTGATAAAGCCAGAAAATCTCTTAAAGATTACAAATTAGAAGTGGTTTACAACTTCTAA
- a CDS encoding deoxyhypusine synthase family protein: protein MSKGAISQFIEKYYLHFNSAALVDAAKDYEKQLQGGSKMLVSLAGAMSTAELGKIFAEMIRKDKVQIISCTGANLEEDVMNLVAHSHYKRVPNYRDLTPQEEWDLLEKGLNRVTDTCIPEEEAFRRIQKHIVKIWKDAEANGERYFPHEFLYKLLLSGVLEEHYEIDLKDSWMYAAAEKNLPIVVPGWEDSTLGNIFASYVLKGELKASTMKSGIEYMTFLADWYTDNSKDGIGFFQIGGGIAGDFPICVVPMLYQDMERTDTPFWSYFCQISDSTTSYGSYSGAVPNEKITWGKLDIDTPKHIIESDATIVAPLVFAYLLDM, encoded by the coding sequence ATGAGTAAAGGAGCTATTTCCCAATTTATAGAAAAATATTATTTACATTTTAATTCGGCAGCTCTTGTAGATGCGGCCAAAGATTACGAAAAGCAACTTCAGGGCGGTTCTAAGATGTTAGTTTCACTTGCCGGTGCTATGAGTACAGCAGAGCTCGGTAAGATTTTTGCCGAAATGATACGCAAAGATAAAGTGCAAATCATTTCCTGTACCGGTGCCAATTTAGAGGAAGATGTGATGAACCTTGTGGCGCACTCACATTATAAGCGTGTGCCGAATTATCGCGATCTAACTCCGCAGGAAGAATGGGATCTATTGGAAAAAGGCCTTAATAGGGTTACCGATACCTGTATTCCGGAAGAAGAAGCTTTTAGAAGAATTCAGAAGCATATTGTAAAGATTTGGAAAGATGCCGAAGCTAATGGCGAACGCTATTTTCCGCATGAATTTCTGTATAAATTATTGCTTTCCGGGGTATTGGAAGAACACTACGAAATAGATTTAAAAGATTCCTGGATGTATGCCGCAGCCGAAAAGAATTTGCCGATCGTAGTTCCCGGTTGGGAAGATAGTACTTTGGGGAATATTTTTGCTTCCTATGTGCTTAAAGGTGAACTAAAAGCCAGTACCATGAAATCGGGAATTGAATATATGACGTTCCTTGCCGATTGGTATACCGATAATTCTAAGGACGGAATTGGATTCTTCCAAATTGGTGGCGGAATTGCCGGCGATTTCCCAATTTGCGTTGTGCCTATGCTTTATCAGGATATGGAGCGTACAGATACTCCTTTTTGGAGTTATTTCTGTCAAATATCAGATTCTACTACCAGTTATGGTTCTTATTCGGGAGCGGTTCCTAATGAGAAAATTACCTGGGGAAAACTAGATATAGATACTCCAAAGCATATAATAGAAAGTGACGCTACCATTGTAGCACCACTAGTTTTTGCTTATCTTCTGGATATGTAA